In Streptococcus porcinus, the genomic window TCGCCGCCCCGCAGAAAATGTTAAAGAAGCTATTCAATGGGTAAATATTGCGTTCATGGCTGTCTGCCGTGTTATCAATGGTGCTGCAACTTCCCTTGGACGTGTGCCAATTGTCCTTGATATCTTCGCAGAACGTGACCTTGCTCGTGGAACATTTACCGAATCAGAAATTCAAGAATTTGTTGATGACTTTGTTCTTAAACTACGTACAGTAAAATTTGCTCGTACTAAAGCTTATGACGCTCTTTACTCAGGTGACCCAACATTCATTACAACTTCAATGGCCGGTATGGGTAACGATGGTCGTCACCGTGTTACTAAGATGGACTACCGTTTCTTGAACACTCTTGACAATATCGGTAACTCTCCAGAGCCAAACTTGACTGTTCTTTGGACTGACAAGTTGCCAGAATCATTCCGTCGCTACTGTATGAAAATGAGCCACAAACATTCTTCTATCCAATATGAAGGTGTAACAACAATGGCAAAAGAAGGTTACGGCGAAATGTCATGTATTTCATGTTGTGTATCACCACTTGACCCTGAAAATGAAGACAAACGTCACAATATCCAGTACTTTGGTGCTCGCGTAAACGTGCTTAAAGCCCTCCTTACTGGTCTTAACGGTGGTTACGATGATGTTCATAGAGACTACAAAGTATTTAACGTTGTTGAACCAATCACATCAGAAATCCTAAACTATGATGAAGTTATGGCTAACTTTGAAAAATCTCTTGACTGGTTGACAGACACCTATGTAGATGCCCTTAATATCATTCACTACATGACTGATAAATACAACTATGAGGCAGTTCAAATGGCTTTCTTACCTAGTCACCAACGCGCTAATATGGGATTTGGTATCTGTGGGTTCGCTAATACCGTTGATACACTATCAGCAATTAAATATGCAACTGTTAAAACAATACGCGACGAAAATGGTTACATCTACGACTACGAAGTTATCGGTGATTTCCCTCGTTATGGTGAAGACGATGACCGTGTAGATGATATTGCTAAATGGTTGATGGAAGCTTACCATACTCGTCTAGCTAGCCACAAACTTTATAAGAATGCTGAAGCTTCTGTTTCTCTTCTTACAATCACTTCAAACGTTGCTTATTCAAAACAAACTGGTAACTCCCCAGTCCACCGTGGTGTTTTCTTGAACGAAGATGGTACTGTGAATACAAGTAAAGTTGAGTTCTTCTCACCAGGTGCTAACCCATCTAACAAAGCAAAAGGTGGTTGGTTGCAAAACCTTAACTCACTTGCTAAATTAGAATTCTCTCATGCTAACGATGGTATCTCATTGACTACTCAAGTGTCACCACGTGCCTTAGGTAAAACATTCGATGAACAAGTTGATAACTTAGTTACTGTTCTTGATGGGTATTTCGAAAACGGTGGCCAACATGTCAATTTGAATGTCATGGATCTTAATGATGTTTACGATAAGATTATGGCAGGTGAAGATGTTATCGTTCGTATCTCAGGATATTGTGTCAATACTAAATACCTCACACCTGAACAAAAACAAGAATTGACACAACGTGTCTTCCATGAAGTTCTCTCAATGGATGATGCTGCTGAAGCTATCTCAGGAAAATAATTTTTTCTAAAAAGAAACAATGTCTATTGACATTGCTTCTTTTTTAGTTAAAATAGTTTTATGATTATCAAACAAACCCGAAATACCTTATCAAAAACGTACATTGATGCTGTTAAAATCCGTCAGACAGTATTCGTTGATGAACAAAAGGTACCCGCATCACTTGAGATTGATAAAGATGAAGCGCATTGTCTTCACTTTACAGTATATCACGATGATGGCAGACCATGTGCAACTTGTCGTATCCTGCCAAGTAAAAAGGATAGCACCGTTACCTTACAACGCATGGCCGTTTTGTGTGACTTTCGTGGAGAACAGATTGGACAAACCTTGATGACTTATGTGATAGACTATGCTCATATTCAAGGTTTTGAAAAAATTGTTTTGCATGCACAGTTATCGGCCCAACCTTTTTATGAAAAGCTTGGATTTTCACCAATCGGTGCTATTTTTGAAGAGGCGGGTATTAAACACATTACTATGGAAAAAACTATTTAAAAAAACTCTAGACATGACCTGTCTATCAAATATTCAAAAAACTCCTCATCTTATTGAGGAGTTTTATACTTTCCTATTAATTAAGAATCTTCGTCCAACGATTCTCTTCAAACGCTTGCCTTATAACAGCCATTAAGGCATCACGCTCTTTAATCCATTTTGCTCTCTCATCTCTGTCATAGGTACGGTTAGTGAGAAAAATAGCTGCTTCTTGATTTTGGTTATACATGATAAAAGTTCCAGTATAACCTGTATGATCTAGATAACCTTTATCCAAGCGCCAAGCTAAAGATCGTTCTTTTTTCTGATTACTATAATTTTGGAAAAGCCTAGCTGAAAAGTCATCTTGCATGTAATGTTCAAGAAAGATCTCCATATCTTTAAGGGTAGAAAAAAGTCCAGCTGACCCAGCATGTTTTCCCAACACCTTAGCCTTAGGATCATGGACAATACCGTCATTTATCCCTTTTACAGTCGGTACTGCACCAACTCTTGGACCAAAGCTCGTTTCAGACATACCAAAGGGCTTAAAAATGTAATTAAAAAAAAGTTGATCTAAAGGCTTATCTAGTAATTTCTCCAACATAAAGCCTAGTAAGAGAAAATTGACGTCAGTGTAGCGAAATGTTTTATCACTCGTCACTTTTAAGTGGTTAAGTGCCTCTCTAAGCTGTGCTACATCAAGGTGATTCCTGTTTGGGATATAGGGGTCTAAACCGCTAGTATGAGTTAAAAGCTGCCGCACAGTAACCTCATTACTGCTAAAATCGGGGTAGTAAAACTGCAATGGTCTATCCAGCTCTAAAGCTCCGCTATTAACCAAAAAAATAGATAAAGTCCCAACACCCACTACCTTGGAAACACTCGCTAAATCGTAAGCTAAATTGGCTCTAACAGGTTCTGTGCCATCAATAGTTCCCAAATAATACTCTTGCCATTTCCCGTGCTGAAAAAGAGCTAAACTCGCTCCTGGGTATAGCCCTTTAGAAATCTGCTTTTGAATAAAATCGGTAACTTTTGACATCATTTAGTAAACCAGATCTCAATAAGGCTTGGGTCGGAAACCACTAATATCTTTTCCTTAGGATCCAAATAGACACTCACATTCTTTTCTTCTAAAGAAAGCTTTAAGGTCGCTAAGTCGTAGTCATTTGGTACTTTCACTTCTAAAATCTCTAAATCCCACGTTATATGTGGCTCAATAGCTAGGTCTGGACCTTCTTTTTCAACAAAATCCATCGTTATTGGGAAATCCCCTTCAAAAATATCTTGGTAAAAAGAACGCGACACTTGCTCTTCTAGGACATTAAGAATAACTGTTTCAAAGGTAAAATCAGTTAACCCTAGAAAACCTTCCTCTGCTACCAATTCTGGTAAGTCAGTGACCTCTAATTGTCTGATATCATCCTCAGCATGTAATAAGAATCGGTCACCTTCTGGCGATAAAACTTCAAAGGCATATCCATTACGACCAATGAAAAGTCTATCCGCAGCTGCACCATGTGCCAAAAGTTGCTCAATAGCTTTGGCATCACTGGTTTTTATGACAATAGTGTTAACTTTTTTAGGGCCCTCAACAGCACGTGTTCTAACAGAAGGTGACTCTTCAATGACAAAACGTTCATTACCTGATCCAAAGGAAGTAAAAATAGCAATAGCATTTTCCTCTGAAACTAATTTCAAACCTAGGTTTTGCTGGTAAAAATCGATATTTAATTGACGATTATTAACCCGCAAAACAGGTGTTAAAAAGACTGAATTTTCTAATATAGACATGTCTTCCTCCTAATCCTCTGTTATTATAGACGAAAAAGATTTTTTTGACAAGAAATTATGTGCTAACCTGCAATAACATTGACCTAAACCCTTTTTTTAGGTAGACTATTATCTATGCATGAACATTTAATCTTACACTTAATCCAAGTGTTGCTCATTCTAGCAATGCTTTTTATTTTAATAACTTTAATACGTCACTTTCGTCAGAACAAGATTAATCCCTTCAAACGTTTTTTAACTGGATTTTGGATTGGGCTCGTCACAGATGCTTTAGACACATTAGGAATTGGCTCTTTTGCCACAACTACAACTTTTTTTAAAGCAACAAAATTGGTTAAGGATGATAGTAAACTACCTGGAACTATGACTGCAGCACACGTTATCCCTGTTTTATTTCAGTCACTCTGCTTTATCTTTGTAGTTAAGGTAGAAGTTATCACCCTTGTTTCAATGGCTGCAGCAGCCTTTTTAGGAGCTTTTTGGGGAAGCCGTATTACAAAAAACTGGCATACTCCCACAGTTCAATTTATTTTAGGAGTACTATTGGTAATAGCGGCTGGTATTATGGTTTTCCGAATGATTTCTAATCCCGGTGACAACATTGTCCATTCTATGCATGGCTTGCATGGTATCTGGCTTGTTTTAGGTATCTGCTTTAATTTCATTATTGGTATTTTGATGACTATGGGGTTAGGCAATTATGCCCCTGAACTCATCTTCTTCAGCTTAATGGGTTTAAGCCCCGCCGTAGCCATGCCGGTGATGATGTTGGATGCCGCGATGATTATGTCCGCCTCTAGCCATCAATTTATAAAAGATAATCGTGTTTCTTGGGAAGGCTTTGCAGGTATTGTCAGTGGTGGTATTATTGGCGTTTTTCTAGCTGTCTTTTTCCTAACGAATTTACATCTAGATGCACTCAAGAAAGTTGTTGTTCTTATTGTTATAGCTACCGGAATCATGCTCATCCGATCTTCAATGTCTAAAAAAACCGAATCCAGATAGTACACATCACAATAAAAAACCTCCTTATCTGAAGTAAGACTGTCAAATAGGGAGGTTTTTTTATTATTTGATATAAAGTAGTTTAAAGATTGCAACTGCTAGAACAGCGGCTATAATTGGGCTAAGTACAGGTACCCACGCATACCACCATTTTGAATCACCTTTAGCTTGTCCAAGTACTGATTTAGGCAAGAAATGGTGAACGATACGAGGTCCAAGGTCACGAGCAGGGTTTAAACCTGGACCAGTGGGTCCGCCTAGGGAAGCCACAAGCGTCATTACAAGGAAACCAATCCCTAAATGGGCTACCGCTAAGCTACCTGAAGTGTAAGGAGCAACTTGTGTTTCAGCAACTGTTTTATCATAACCTGCCGCAACCAGTTTACCAACTAATTCTGAGCCAAAAAAGTTCTTGGTTAATGCTAAAGCTCCAAAGAAAAGCACAAATGATCCAGCAAACTCATTAGCAAAGCCATTAATAATAGCAGCTTTTTGGCTAGCTTTTGTTCCATCATCGAGGGCTGAAATAGTTGAGAAAGAGCCCAAGATTGGGTTTGGATTTTCTGTTTTACGGAAGTAAGGACCATAGACTCCGACAACGACAAGTTGACCAAACATAGCACCCAACATTTGTGCAACGATATAAGGAAGAACATGCGCCCAAGGGAATAGCCCTGATACTGCAAGTCCTAAAGTAAAGGCGGGATTGATGTGGTTTCCTGAAACGTTACCAAACATTAAAGCTGGCATCATAACCCCAAAACCATATCCTAGGGCAATGATAACCCAACCTGAATTATTGCCTTTAGTTCCTTTTAAGTCAACATTTGCAACTGCTCCATTACCTAAAATCAAAAGTAAAGCCGTTGCAAGAAATTCTGTGACGTACTTCACAGTCCATGTAACATCCATTTGTTTATACTTCCTCCAAGTGTTTAATAGTTTAGACAAGTACCATTTTATCAAGTATAATAGACAATGTAAAGCTGTAGAAAAAAATTAAAACGTTTACTTATTAGAAAGAATAGTTACAAAAATGAGATATAATCAATTTTCCTATATTAAACCACAATACTTAGAAGCCAAAAAAGATCTTGAAACTTTGGGTTTTGTCTTCAAGGATCAGCAAGACCCGAAATCCCTATTGAAAGTTTTTTTAGAACACTACTTTTTCCTCATAACTGATAAAGATTATCAATTAGCCAATATGATTTCCGACCAAGATACTGATTTGGCAAGTTTCTTTCAATCTGATCAACCTTTGTCAGAAGCAATCTTTCAACTTGTAGCCTTGCAATTGCTCGGATTTGTTCCTTTTTTTGATTTTCAAGATAGTGACCGCTTTGCAAAAGAAATTAGCTTCCCAGTGGCCTATAATGAAACAGAATTCTTACTGAGTCTTCACCATTTGCTCGCTTGTCGTAACAAATTGGGAATGACTTTATTTGATGATTTAGTAAGTAAAGGCATTATCCCTCAAGATAACGACTATCATTTCTTTAATGGTAAATCATTGGCTACCTTTGATACTAACAATCTGATAAAAGAAATCGTCTATGTGGAAGCTCCTGTTGACACAGACTGTGATGGTTATAAGGACTTGATTAAAGTTAATATTTTGAGACCAAGAACACAACATAAAATTCCAAGTATGATGACACCTAGCCCTTACCATCAAGGTGTCAATGAAGTGGCTAATGATAACAAATTACATCGAATGGAAACTGAGCTTATGCTCAAAAAAGCTCATAGAATCGAGGTAGAGACTCGAAACATTCAAACAAAAAAAGAGGAATATCCAACTCTTCCTAAAAGTCAAGCTACTGAGCACTTCTCTTTCATTGATTCCTATAGCCTAAACGACTACTTCCTAGCTCGTGGTTTTGCTAATATCTATGTATCAGGAGTGGGGACAGCAGGTTCAGACGGCTTCATGACCTCAGGGGATTATCTACAAATCGAAAGTTTTAAAGCTGTTATTGATTGGCTAAATGGCCGAGCAATAGCCTATACTAGCCACAAACGCGAAGCTCTTGTGGAAGCCAACTGGGCAAATGGTAAGGTCGCAACCACAGGTAAATCTTACTTAGGAACCATGTCAACAGGCTTAGCCACAACAGCTGTTGATGGTCTAGAAGTTATCATCGCAGAAGCCGCTATTTCTTCGTGGTATGACTACTACCGTGAAAATGGCCTCATCTGTAGCCCTGGCGGTTATCCAGGCGAAGATCTAGATGTTTTAACCGAGTTGACCTATTCTCGCTCACTTCTAGCGGGAGATTACCTAAGACAAAAAGAGAAGTATCGTGCACAATTAAAACAGCAAACTGAAGCGCTAGACCGTGCAAGTGGCGATTATAATCAATTTTGGCATGATCGAAACTACCTTCCCCATGCTAAAAACGTGACATGTGAAGTAGTCTTTACCCATGGTTTACAAGACTGGAATGTTAAACCAAGCCATCTTTACCACATCTTCAACGCCCTGCCTGAATCGGTTGCAAAACACGCCTTTTTACATCATGGTCAACATGTTTATATGCATAATTGGCAATCTATTGATTTCAGAGAATCGATGAATGCTCTTTTAAGCAAAAAACTCTTGGCTCAAGCTAACCATTATCACTTACCAAGTCTCATCTGGCAAGACAACCAGCAGATTCAATCATGGCAAACACTTGAACAATTCGGGGCATCAAATACCCATACTTTTACAATCGGACATGGCCAACAAACCATTAGTAACCGTTATTCTGATGATGTTTTTACCAGCTATTGTAAAGACTTTAAAATCTTTAAAAAAGAGTTATTCTCTGGCAAGGCAAATGCCCTTACGCTAGAGATCGTACTTGATCGAGACGTTCACCTTAACGGAAGAACATGCTTACATCTGCGTGTCAAATCTTCTATTAATAAAGGCCTTCTTTCTGCTCAGCTATTAGATAAGGGAACTAAGAAACGCTTCGGTGATACACCGAGTGTGGTTGAGCTAGCTTCTATTGACAATGGGCAAAATTTTGCACGTGAGGATCTAAAAGAACTACCATTTACTGCTAGTGACTATCGCGTAGTCACAAAAGGGGTAATCAATTTACAAAATCGTCATGACTTGCTTACAGTTGAAGATGTTTTACCAGACCAATGGATGACTTTGGATTTCCATTTACAGCCAAGTATATATCGCTTTAAAGCAGGAGATAAGCTCCATTTGCTTCTATACACCACTGATTTCGAACATACCGTTAGAGATGACAGTGATTATCAAATAGTGGTTGACTGTGAACAATCCTCTGTGGAATTTCCTGTTGAAGCCTAGTTAATAAGGCAAACTGATGCCCCTTAAGGAGAAAAAATGAAATCATTTGCACAAGAAAACTATGGAAATAGCCATCACTTTTGGTACCAGGCCGATACCTTTCAAGAACATAATTATGGCTCAATTTTCAACCATCAAACTGACTGGCTAGAACAGTTGCAAATCGTTATTAAAAAAGATTTAAGCAAATTTTCCCAAGAGGATGATTTTTACTGGTATTTTGGAGAAAGCTTAGATAACATACCTTTAATGGTACGTTATAAGAATGGTCAGTATAATGTCCAAATTAACCTCAAAGATTTTGATTTCGCATTACATTTAGATGCTATTTTAGCTTGGAAAGAAAGTTTAATCACCCTCTTAGTGGCAAATAAAGCCTTATAAGTGCTGGTTTTCAATTGAAAAGTTAGTCAGATAGTAGTACTATCTATTATAAGCAACAATTGCCAATAACAGATATAAAAAGACAAACTTCATAGCCGAGGTTTGTCTTTTTTATTTTATATAGAAAAGCAATTTCATTTCATAAAAACCGAATCGTCACCCAAAAAAATATCATCAACCGAAACCGATAGTATCTCTGCTATTAAGCATAATTTTTCGTATTTTGCTCGCCTTAACATAGATACATCTTTTTCATATCTAGCAATTGTCCGAATAGAAATCCCTGTCTGGCTAGCAAGCTCTTCTTGTGTAAAGTTACGAGAACGTCTAATTTCTCTCAAAGTTAATTTAGACACTTAGCACCTCCAAAAATATTTTTAATTAAACCTTTATGATAACAACATTATAAACTTCGGTTTTTATGAAGTCAAGTTTTTCCTGTACTTTTAGGCAAGTTTTTAAAAAATATTTTGAAAAACTGCCATTTATGGTAAGATAGTAGATATAATCTGACAAAGGAGTCTGCTTTATGCCAACACAAAAGTCTTATTTCCCAAGCAATTTAAAATATCTCAGATTAGAAAAAAAGATGGAGCAACTAGAGCTTGCCCATAAAATTGGACGCAAAAGTGCTTCGACTATTAGTGAATGGGAAAATGGCAAATATACCCCAAAGCAAGATATACTTCTCAAGGTCGCTGATCTTTTTCAGGTTGATATCAACACTCTAGTCTACATTGACTTGGTCAATGAAGGGAACTATCATTATAGTCAGGTCAATAACAATGATATTTCATACATCTCAGAACATTTAGACCCTAAACTTATGGAAGAATGGATTCACTTGGGAAAACATTTACTAGAAGAACAGAATAAAAAAACCACTGAAGACTAGTTACCAGTCCTAGTTATGTAACTAATCTTCATTCAAAGACAAACTCTGAATACTGGTTTGTCTTTTTTTATACTAATCTATGTGTTTAAATACCACAATAATGAGATGTTAGTTTTAGCCCTAATGAGTTTCACATCTTTGTTCTCACTAGTTTTTCATTCCCTAGCATAAAAAACTAAAAGTGTTCCAAAACTGTTCCAAATCTTCACTTGACTTGTTGTAAGCCTTTTCATTTGATAGAATGGGGGTAACAAAAGCAAAGGAGAAAGTCTATGGCCACCATCAATTGTTTCCCAAAAGAGAGCATTCGAAAAGATAATTCTCATTTCTCAGAAACCAAAGCATTAATTGAAACAGCTTTTTATGGTAATAATGTAAAGATGATTAAGAGTTTAGAGGAAGCCTACAATTTAGCTTTCAATGCGCCAAATACAATCGTTTTAGACCAAACTGTTTCGCATCCCCATGATTTAGGCTTACCAACGGACGCTAAAGTACTGTTAGCTAACAGTGGGGCTATCGTTGGTAGAACCGCAAAAGCTAGACGACTTTCTGGAGAAAATCCCAAAGAAGATTGCCAAATTGCAGCCATTTTAAGAGAAGTTCTTTATCAAAGTGGTTTTAAACCTTTTATTTCAGGGCAAGCTGTGGTAGGTTTGGATCAACAATTTATGGTTAAAGCACATATTATGATGCCCGAAAATGAAAGTAACAATCTGTATTCTTGGTTACTAAATTTTCAAATTTTAAATGACCATTATCAAGAACTCCTTAAAAAATCTCAAGCTTTAGAAGAAAATGATATTTACATTTATTTCAACCCTGATTGGTCTCACCCTGACTATCCCCAAGGTTTAGCCTACTTTGATAAAGACCACAATGTGGCAGCTATCTTAGGTTTGAATTATTTTGGTGAAATTAAAAAAGCAACACTGACTCTAGCATGGGCAATTGCTGCGCGACATGATTATGTAGCTTGCCACGGTGGCCTAAAAGAATTCAAAAATGGCAGAGAAACTTATGTTGCTTCCTTCTTTGGTCTATCTGGCTCTGGAAAATCAACCTTGACACACGCTAAACACAATGGTAAATACCCCATTCAAGTGCTTCATGATGATGCCTTTATTATTTCAACGAAAGACGGTTCTTCTGTCGCCTTAGAGCCAGCTTACTTTGATAAAACAAGTGACTATCCAGCAGGGCACACTGAACAAAACTACTTCTTAACTGTTCAAAATTGTGGCGTTACGTTGGATTCTGATGGCAATAAAGCGCTAGTCACTGAAGATATCCGCAATGGAAATGGTCGGACTGTTAAATCCCGCTTTGCAACACCGGACCGAGTAGATTGTATTCATGACCCCATTTCAGCTATCTTTTGGATAATGAAAGACGATTCTCTACCACCTTTAGTGAGAGTTTCTAATCCTATTATGGCTACTGCTTTAGGTTGCACACTGATGACTAAGCGCTCCAATGCTGAAAATGCAACGGGTGATTTGGGAACTTTAGTTATTGAACCTTATGCTAACCCTTTTCGTATCTATTCCTTACAAGAAGATTTTGAAAAATTTTATCAACTCTTTACTTCAGGTGTTGATTGTTACATTATCAATACCGGTGACTTCTTAAACCAAACTATTGATAAGCAAACGACTTTATCCTGCATTGAGGCTATTGTTGATCAAACTGCAAACTTTAAAAGCTTTGAAAAAGTTCCTGATTTTTCTTACTTACAACTGGATAAGTTTACGATTGATGAAAATAATGCTAATTATCGTGCTTTGCTAAAAGAAAGAATGGCTTTTCGTCTTAATTTCTTGAAAGACTTGTTTGATGAAAATAAAGAAAATACCCACATAGAGCAAAGTGTCCTTAAGTTAGAAAAGATAATAGCACATTTAAGCTAACAAAAAACATTAAGTGATCTAAGATCACTTAATGTTTTTTTAGCTTAAATCAATACTAACAGACACTTCTTGAATCGGAACATCATAGAAAGGATCTTCTCTTCGACCTAAGAAATCTTGAGCTTGTTTAGGGAATGAAGCATAACTGAGAACGTCTTCCTCACTTTTAGCATACTGTGCAATGTCCTCGCGTAAGCTTGGAAGTTGAGGCTCAATGAGGTCTGCAGGCCGGATAGTGATAACTTCTTCATCACCAATAATTTTTTCCTTAATGCCTGCTGCTAGAGGTGCTGGCGGCCTTCCATAAAGGCCACGAACGTAATCTTTAATCTCATTTGGAACAACTTTAAATCGTTCCCCTGAAATGACATTCATCAAAGCCTGAGTTCCCACCATTTGTGATAATGGCGTTACCAATGGTGGATAACCCAAGTCTGCTCGGACCCGAGGTACTTCTGCTAAAACGTCCTCATATTTATCAGCTAAGCCTTGTTCTGTTAACTGGCTTAATAGGTTAGATAGCATCCCACCTGGTACTTGATAAATCAGGGTTTTAGGTTCTATATCTTTTACTTTTGGATTCAGCAGCCCCTCCGCACGGAAATGATCACGCACTGTGTTAAGATGCGCAGCTACTTTTTCAACCTCTTTTAAGTTAATACCTGTTTCAAAACCTAGATCTTCAAGGCCCATAACCACTGATTCGGTTGCGGGTTGGCTTGTCCCACCAGCAAATGAAGATACCGCTGTATCAATAATATCAGCACCAGCTTCTGCAACCTTGAGATAAGTCATTTCTGAAATACCACTGGTTGCATGAGTGTGGATTTCAAGTGGTAAATCCACTACTGCCTTAATACCTTTGACCAAATCGTAACCTGTTTGCGGGGTAAGGACTCCAGCCATATCTTTGATACATATCGAGTCTGCACCCATTTGCGCATACTCTTCTGCCAATTTAACAAAGTAGTCGACAGTGTGAACAGGACTTGTAGTATAAGAAATTGCAACCTGCGCATGTCCTCCAAATTCCTTGGTAGACGCTACAGCTGTTTGCAAATTCCTAGGATCGTTTAAAGCATCGAAAATCCGAATAATGTCAATCCCATTTTCAATCGATTTTTGGACAAAGGATCTGACAACATCATCGGCGTAATTGCGATAACCTAACAAATTTTGACCACGTAATAGCATTTGTAATTTCGTTTTCTTGACTGCCTTACGGATGGTACGTAGACGCTCCCAAGGATCTTCATCTAAAAATCGAAGACATGAGTCAAAAGTTGCACCTCCCCAGACCTCCAAGGCATGATAGCCAGCATTGTCTAAGTTTTCTAAGATCGGTAGCATTTGTTCTGTTGTCATACGTGTTGCAATTTGACTTTGTTGTCCATCTCTAAGAACTGTTTCCGTAATACGGACTTTTGTCATTTTATTCCTCCTTAGTGTGACTAATTGTTGAAGCGATGATTTGCTGAATAGCTTTCTGCATGTCTTCTATGCTGTGTTTACGAGAACGTCCACATACTTTAGCATCCTCCGAGCAGACATAGCATCTTCTAGTTGGTAGACCAAGATCTTGGCGGCTAATAGACTGCAAATGTCCATCTGCTAAGGTAAGCACATCAAGATCAAATAGCCTCCCTAAAGGGTTTTCCGTTTCAAGAGCAATCATTCTTTCTTTCAGAGAAGTTGCTGATAAATTAGTTAAAAGATAGTACTCAGCTCCTGTTTTTAAAGGGAGATACATGTCATAGGAAATGTCTTGGTCAGCTAATTTTGCCTGAACGACGGCTATCATCTCTTCAAATAATGCTAATAGTTGCGGTGATGTTTTTATTGGTCCTGGAATATTCATTGTTACCGATAGGAGATTAGTGTCGGTATTTTCTTTTAATAAAGAGAAATGTTGGAAACTTCGTTGCTCTCTAGCTTCCATCATCTCTTCCAAACTTATTTTTTCACCAGCAAATAAATCATCATTAGACATTATGGACAACATCAATCAAACTTCCATCACGATATTCAATTAAGGCAACTACTTTATCTCCATATTGGATAGCATCAGGTTGACCAACGATGGCATAAGCTTTGTCTTTCAACTCTTGAATTGTCAATTGTGGTACTTTTAAATCTTTAAAATGTTCTATTAAATCAGGTCTATTGGGATTAATAGCTATGCCAATCTCAGTAACAATGACATCAACACTTGTTCCGGGAGTGATGACCGTGTTAACTTGGTCTACAAAGGTTGGAATGCGACCACGCACCAGTGGTGAAATCACTAAGCTCATTTTCGCAGCAAATGCGGT contains:
- the pflB gene encoding formate C-acetyltransferase, yielding MATVKTNTDVFEKAWEGFKGTDWKEKASVSRFVQANYTPYDGDESFLAGVTERSLKIKKIIEDTKAEYEATRFPFDTRPSSIAEIPAGFIDKENELIYGIQNDELFKLNFMPKGGIRMAETTLKENGYEPDPAVHEIFTKYVTTVNDGIFRAYTSNIRRARHAHTVTGLPDAYSRGRIIGVYARLALYGADYLMQEKVNDWNAITEIDEESIRLREEINLQYQALGEVAKLGDLYGVDVRRPAENVKEAIQWVNIAFMAVCRVINGAATSLGRVPIVLDIFAERDLARGTFTESEIQEFVDDFVLKLRTVKFARTKAYDALYSGDPTFITTSMAGMGNDGRHRVTKMDYRFLNTLDNIGNSPEPNLTVLWTDKLPESFRRYCMKMSHKHSSIQYEGVTTMAKEGYGEMSCISCCVSPLDPENEDKRHNIQYFGARVNVLKALLTGLNGGYDDVHRDYKVFNVVEPITSEILNYDEVMANFEKSLDWLTDTYVDALNIIHYMTDKYNYEAVQMAFLPSHQRANMGFGICGFANTVDTLSAIKYATVKTIRDENGYIYDYEVIGDFPRYGEDDDRVDDIAKWLMEAYHTRLASHKLYKNAEASVSLLTITSNVAYSKQTGNSPVHRGVFLNEDGTVNTSKVEFFSPGANPSNKAKGGWLQNLNSLAKLEFSHANDGISLTTQVSPRALGKTFDEQVDNLVTVLDGYFENGGQHVNLNVMDLNDVYDKIMAGEDVIVRISGYCVNTKYLTPEQKQELTQRVFHEVLSMDDAAEAISGK
- a CDS encoding GNAT family N-acetyltransferase — translated: MIIKQTRNTLSKTYIDAVKIRQTVFVDEQKVPASLEIDKDEAHCLHFTVYHDDGRPCATCRILPSKKDSTVTLQRMAVLCDFRGEQIGQTLMTYVIDYAHIQGFEKIVLHAQLSAQPFYEKLGFSPIGAIFEEAGIKHITMEKTI
- a CDS encoding serine hydrolase domain-containing protein; its protein translation is MMSKVTDFIQKQISKGLYPGASLALFQHGKWQEYYLGTIDGTEPVRANLAYDLASVSKVVGVGTLSIFLVNSGALELDRPLQFYYPDFSSNEVTVRQLLTHTSGLDPYIPNRNHLDVAQLREALNHLKVTSDKTFRYTDVNFLLLGFMLEKLLDKPLDQLFFNYIFKPFGMSETSFGPRVGAVPTVKGINDGIVHDPKAKVLGKHAGSAGLFSTLKDMEIFLEHYMQDDFSARLFQNYSNQKKERSLAWRLDKGYLDHTGYTGTFIMYNQNQEAAIFLTNRTYDRDERAKWIKERDALMAVIRQAFEENRWTKILN
- a CDS encoding CppA N-terminal domain-containing protein translates to MSILENSVFLTPVLRVNNRQLNIDFYQQNLGLKLVSEENAIAIFTSFGSGNERFVIEESPSVRTRAVEGPKKVNTIVIKTSDAKAIEQLLAHGAAADRLFIGRNGYAFEVLSPEGDRFLLHAEDDIRQLEVTDLPELVAEEGFLGLTDFTFETVILNVLEEQVSRSFYQDIFEGDFPITMDFVEKEGPDLAIEPHITWDLEILEVKVPNDYDLATLKLSLEEKNVSVYLDPKEKILVVSDPSLIEIWFTK
- a CDS encoding sulfite exporter TauE/SafE family protein — protein: MHEHLILHLIQVLLILAMLFILITLIRHFRQNKINPFKRFLTGFWIGLVTDALDTLGIGSFATTTTFFKATKLVKDDSKLPGTMTAAHVIPVLFQSLCFIFVVKVEVITLVSMAAAAFLGAFWGSRITKNWHTPTVQFILGVLLVIAAGIMVFRMISNPGDNIVHSMHGLHGIWLVLGICFNFIIGILMTMGLGNYAPELIFFSLMGLSPAVAMPVMMLDAAMIMSASSHQFIKDNRVSWEGFAGIVSGGIIGVFLAVFFLTNLHLDALKKVVVLIVIATGIMLIRSSMSKKTESR
- the gla gene encoding aquaglyceroporin Gla, coding for MDVTWTVKYVTEFLATALLLILGNGAVANVDLKGTKGNNSGWVIIALGYGFGVMMPALMFGNVSGNHINPAFTLGLAVSGLFPWAHVLPYIVAQMLGAMFGQLVVVGVYGPYFRKTENPNPILGSFSTISALDDGTKASQKAAIINGFANEFAGSFVLFFGALALTKNFFGSELVGKLVAAGYDKTVAETQVAPYTSGSLAVAHLGIGFLVMTLVASLGGPTGPGLNPARDLGPRIVHHFLPKSVLGQAKGDSKWWYAWVPVLSPIIAAVLAVAIFKLLYIK